One Gammaproteobacteria bacterium genomic region harbors:
- a CDS encoding aldehyde dehydrogenase family protein: AGSVWINCYNIFDAALPFGGYKQSGWGREMGEAVLSNYTENKAVTIAL; this comes from the coding sequence AGGCCGGCTCGGTATGGATAAACTGCTACAACATCTTCGACGCCGCGCTGCCCTTCGGCGGTTACAAGCAATCCGGCTGGGGTCGCGAGATGGGCGAGGCGGTGCTCTCCAATTACACGGAGAACAAAGCGGTAACGATCGCACTGTAA